In one Cystobacter fuscus DSM 2262 genomic region, the following are encoded:
- a CDS encoding epoxide hydrolase family protein has translation MTARPHRIHVPDAVLSDLHRRLDATRWPEPLPGGAWERGADVSYVRELCEYWRHRYDWRAHEAALNAFPQFLCEVEGVDLHFLHVRGKGPSALPLVLLHGWPGSIHEFLHLIGPLTDPGAHGGDPQDAFDVIIPSMPGYGFSGKPREPGWSAARIAAAVDRLLVEHLGYPRYAAQGGDWGAVVGTLLGMNHAPHVLGLHLNMVLAGPPPGEEGSAESVRALKELAAWQAAEAGYSHVQGTKPMSLGIAQSDSPAGLAAWIVEKFRTWSDCGGDVERVFSKDWLLTNLMFYWAPNSIASAANLYAELGELGPGLLTTPVKVPTGVAAFPREVAVGRAPRSWVERRYALRRYTEMPRGGHFAAVEQPELFLEDVRAFFRALR, from the coding sequence ATGACTGCTCGTCCCCACCGCATCCACGTGCCCGACGCCGTCCTCTCCGATCTCCACCGCCGTCTGGACGCCACGCGCTGGCCCGAGCCCCTGCCCGGGGGCGCCTGGGAGCGTGGCGCCGACGTCTCCTACGTGCGCGAGCTGTGTGAGTACTGGCGCCACCGCTATGACTGGCGCGCGCACGAGGCCGCCCTCAATGCCTTTCCCCAATTCCTGTGCGAGGTGGAGGGGGTGGACCTCCACTTCCTGCATGTCCGGGGCAAGGGGCCCTCGGCCCTGCCGCTGGTGCTGCTGCATGGCTGGCCGGGTTCCATTCACGAGTTCCTCCACCTCATCGGCCCGCTGACGGACCCGGGCGCGCATGGCGGCGACCCCCAGGATGCCTTCGACGTCATCATCCCCTCGATGCCGGGGTATGGCTTCAGCGGCAAGCCGCGCGAGCCGGGGTGGTCGGCCGCGCGCATCGCCGCGGCGGTGGACCGGCTCCTGGTCGAGCACCTCGGCTACCCGCGCTACGCGGCGCAGGGCGGGGACTGGGGCGCCGTCGTCGGCACGTTGCTCGGGATGAACCATGCGCCGCATGTGCTCGGCCTGCACCTCAACATGGTGCTGGCGGGCCCACCGCCGGGGGAGGAGGGGAGCGCGGAGTCCGTGCGCGCGCTGAAGGAGCTCGCCGCGTGGCAGGCGGCCGAGGCCGGCTACAGCCACGTGCAGGGCACCAAACCCATGTCGCTGGGCATCGCGCAGAGTGACTCGCCCGCGGGGCTCGCCGCGTGGATCGTCGAGAAGTTCCGCACCTGGAGCGACTGCGGCGGGGACGTGGAGCGCGTCTTCTCCAAGGACTGGCTGCTGACCAACCTGATGTTCTACTGGGCGCCCAACAGCATCGCGAGCGCGGCCAACCTCTACGCCGAGCTGGGGGAGCTGGGGCCTGGGTTGCTCACCACCCCGGTGAAGGTGCCCACGGGCGTGGCGGCCTTTCCCCGAGAGGTGGCCGTGGGGCGGGCGCCGCGCTCCTGGGTGGAGCGGCGCTACGCCTTGAGGCGCTACACGGAGATGCCTCGGGGAGGCCACTTCGCCGCGGTGGAACAGCCGGAGCTCTTCCTCGAGGACGTGCGCGCCTTCTTCCGCGCGCTGCGCTGA